In Silene latifolia isolate original U9 population chromosome X, ASM4854445v1, whole genome shotgun sequence, the following proteins share a genomic window:
- the LOC141622275 gene encoding uncharacterized protein LOC141622275, with amino-acid sequence MVISWILSSLSTEIAETMLYYDTAKQIWDELEEQFEQFSGAKLYQVQDQLNQLVQGSDPISVYFTKLKRIWEELRNIRCLPPCSCGARQQLLKHEEDRKVIKLLMGLNDAYKTMRGNILMMSPMPSINGVYSLLIQEEKQREISSHTPLNMEASALAATRSLGNRQQFNSNNNSNNNFNRMLMQQGGSSAGNFRGQTQKNSQPHPVKRNNYFCTHCVMEGHSNERCFILHPELRNNNNKKRFAATSTFDTSQVSGGQEPKTSMANLAGASSSQEYNDILNGLSGFDLDPNNAHAMMSGFIHEQTLDPW; translated from the exons ATGGTCATCTCTTGGATATTAAGCTCCCTCTCAACAGAAATTGCTGAAACTATGCTATACTATGATACTGCCAAACAAATTTGGGATGAACTAGAAGAGCAATTTGAACAATTCAGTGGAGCAAAGTTGTATCAAGTGCAAGATCAATTAAATCAATTGGTTCAAGGTTCTGATCCCATTTCAGTTTATTTCACCAAACTTAAAAGGATATGGGAGGAACTCAGGAACATCAGGTGCTTACCTCCTTGCAGCTGTGGTGCTCGCCAACAGCTTCTCAAGCATGAAGAAGATCGGAAGGTGATAAAACTTCTCATGGGCCTCAATGACGCTTATAAAACCATGAGGGGTAACATTTTGATGATGAGCCCTATGCCCTCCATCAATGGTGTTTACTCCTTGCTAATCCAAGAAGAGAAACAGAGAGAAATTTCTTCTCACACTCCTCTCAATATGGAAGCATCTGCTTTGGCCGCTACAAGAAGTTTGGGAAATAGACAACAATTCAACTCCAACAACAATTCCAACAACAATTTCAACAGAATGCTAATGCAGCAAGGTGGTTCTAGTGCTGGCAATTTCAGGGGCCAGACTCAGAAAAACAGCCAACCTCACCCTGTCAAGAGGAACAACTATTTCTGCACCCATTGTGTCATGGAGGGACACAGCAATGAGAGATGTTTTATCTTACACCCTGAACTcagaaacaacaacaacaagaagagGTTTGCTGCTACATCCACTTTTGACACTTCGCAAGTTTCTGGTGGTCAGGAACCCAAAACAAGTATGGCCAACTTAGCAGGGGCTTCTTCATCCCAGGAATACAATGATATTCTCAATGGTCTTAGCGGTTTCGATCTTGATCCCAACAATGCTCACGCTATGATGTCAG GTTTCATCCATGAACAAACCCTTGATCCTTGGTAG
- the LOC141622276 gene encoding uncharacterized protein LOC141622276 translates to MSSSSNSPCAACKFLRRKCTQECVFAPYFPADQPQRFANVHKVFGASNVAKLLNELAGAQREDAVNSLAYEAESRLRDPVYGCVGLISLLQQRLKQVQSDLITAKKEMATYIGPSALMAAAPMFPTGGYNAVANANVMGGYNMGNMMVGPSHQNAQQLMAVAMKEEQDEMMRNWEQQQQQFMRFNSGGSGSGSGGFCGMYEVGGGANVDSPGGVFNQMGSPSLALQPPHADVDEPLGQLLLLQQPESQQQTGQIAQAIPLHSLHQQPPQQPGQHLMLHHHHHHHIHHEQREHDHQQHEHHHHQRSGSEEERGTGTTNVAPSC, encoded by the coding sequence ATGTCGTCGTCGTCGAATTCACCGTGTGCAGCATGTAAGTTCTTACGGCGCAAGTGCACGCAGGAATGTGTGTTTGCCCCGTATTTCCCGGCAGATCAACCTCAAAGGTTTGCTAATGTGCACAAGGTGTTTGGGGCGAGTAATGTGGCGAAGCTGCTGAATGAGTTGGCGGGAGCACAGAGGGAAGATGCGGTGAACTCGTTGGCGTATGAGGCGGAGTCGAGGTTGCGGGATCCGGTGTATGGATGTGTGGGTCTGATTTCGTTATTGCAGCAAAGGCTAAAACAGGTGCAGAGTGACCTCATCACGGCTAAGAAGGAGATGGCTACTTATATTGGACCGTCTGCGCTTATGGCCGCTGCGCCAATGTTTCCAACAGGGGGGTATAACGCGGTTGCGAATGCTAATGTGATGGGGGGTTATAATATGGGGAACATGATGGTAGGACCGTCTCACCAGAATGCGCAACAGTTGATGGCTGTGGCAATGAAAGAGGAGCAAGATGAGATGATGAGGAACTgggagcagcagcagcaacagttTATGAGATTTAACAGCGGTGGCAGTGGCAGTGGCAGTGGCGGGTTTTGTGGAATGTATGAGGTGGGAGGTGGGGCTAATGTTGATAGTCCTGGTGGTGTGTTTAATCAGATGGGGTCACCTTCGTTGGCATTACAGCCGCCGCATGCAGATGTGGATGAGCCACTCGGTCAACTGCTGTTACTTCAGCAACCAGAATCGCAACAACAAACAGGACAGATTGCTCAGGCTATTCCTTTACATTCACTtcatcaacaaccaccacaacaacCTGGTCAACATCTaatgcttcatcatcatcatcatcatcatattcatcatgaACAACGTGAACATGATCATCAGCAACAtgaacatcatcatcatcaaaggTCTGGGAGTGAGGAAGAAAGGGGTACTGGTACTACTAATGTGGCTCCATCATGTTGA